The genomic interval aagtatcACCAGGtattattcatttatttattctaaACTCAGATACTACCATACTAATAACAAGAGTGGGTATCATTTGCTTCATGgttctatttattttcatgGAGGAAGGATCATTTTGAACAGATGGGTGGGAAGTTCCCGTCGGAGAGCAGCTAGAGCTTGCTGGAAACGCAAGAGACCAAGTTGACGCCGTCACCGTTTCCGGAGTCCGGATTGACTGCCTGCCACTGCCACGCTTTACTCCGTTCTATTCTTTTCCGCTTTTACCCTtggcaccggcaccggcaccggcaccggcaccaccaccaccaccacgtcgCCTTCCCCCGTTTCTCTCGGAGATGCCACTTCACTTGAGTTGAGTCACACTCTAGTCTCCACCCCACGAAGCGAGTCGGCcgcgccgctccgctccgctccgctctTCTTCCCCTTTTGTCCGCCCACCTCggccgctcgctcgctcccATCTTGAAACCCCAAACCCCACGCCGAAGCGCGCGGAGATTCCGCGAGATCTGCCGCCATGGTCGCCGCaggcgcagcggcggccgcggcggccccgCCCAGGATGaacccgtcgccgtcgccgtccccgcaccgccgccgcgcgtcctCCGCGCTCTCCCCGTCCAAATCCGCCAACGCCAATGCCGACGCCGCCAGGGGCAAGCCCAAGGGCAAGGCCGTCCCCTCCCGCTACCTCCTCGCCCCTTCCTCCAaatccacctccacctcgacctcctcgtcgtccaccaccaccaccaccaccagctccTCGGCGACCTCCAACTCGACCTCGACCTCCGCCTCCACGCCCTCCCGCCGCTTCGCGTCGCCGCTCCCCAGGCGGTCCGCTTCCGTCGACCGGCCGCGCCCCACGAGCAATGCGGCTGCTGGTGAGGCCTTGGGCCCCAATGGGGctaccgccaccaccacgagGTCCACGAGGAGCCTCTCCGTCGCCTTCCAGGGTCGCTCCTACTTCCTGGAGACCAGCAAGGCGAAGCCGGCGACCTCCCCTTCGCCAgtgcggcggccggtggcggcggcgtccaccACACCCGAGAGGAGGCGGCCCAGTATGGGTACAGTGCCTGAGAGGGGGAAGGTGTTTGAAGGTGGTCAGCAGAGGTGGCCAATGTCCGCGAGGGCTTCCCACGGCTTCGAGGGGAATCCGCTTACCAAGAGCTTGGATTGTTCTCTGGACAAGAGGGGTGCCGCTGTACTGGCTGCTGTACGCTCACTGCGTCAGTCGATGGTGTTCGAGGATGGGGTGCGGCGTAGCTCGTTTGATAGTGGAGACTACTTGATGTCATCAGACACAGAGAGTGTGTCATCAGGGAGCAATTCTGGGTCTCAGGATGCTGGCATGGGCATTTCTCACAGAGCGCGCCCGTCCCCAAAGGGGATGAGTGTGCCTGCACGGTTCTTGCAGGATGCGGCGGCCAGCAGGCCGAATCGCCTTGCAGATCCAAGCACACCATTCATGACGCATAGCTCTGGGTTTGCATCATCTCCCAGGACAGCACCAGTCAAGAAATCATCGTTGAATGGCTTGGTTTCGTCTCCTCTGAACAGGCCAATTAGGCAACCTTCACCAAGTAAGCTTGTAGGATCACGGAGAATGTCAAGTCCATCCCGAGCAAGGAGTTCTGTGGGGGTGAGTGCATCATATGGAGATCACCATGGAAGAAGTTCATCTGGATATGGGTTGGATGGTGAAGTGAAAAGGAGGTGGCTTGGGTGTAGTAAGGTTGACTGTGAGCACCTATTGAGGATTTTATGCAATCGACATTTACAGTGGCGGTGTGTAAATGCACAAGCTGATGCTGCACTTGCCACACAGAAGATGACTGCAGAGGTGAGTTTATCACATGTTTAGTTTTACTATTGGGCATATTAATGTGAATACTTAATATGTTTTTCCATTGCAATTTGTGAAAGAGGACTGCTCTTGTACAAGTAAAATCCGTATATgcatttacaaatttatatctatacaTGTTGATGCACACCTGAAAATTAGCATACACACATGGCCTGTGGATTTTAGACTTCACCTGATTCCTGCCAAGCTAGCAGCCTAGCAGTTTCACTGATAGCTTGTGTAATGTGCAATTCATAAAATCTGAGGAGAAGGGTTTCATGCTATTGCTTGTACTAGTAGTCCACGTGGCTGCTCATGCTTATAATGTAGTACATCATCATATTTTAGTAAATTAAAAGGCTTATTGAACATAGATACACCAGGAAATGTATAACTGTCAATCATATGCCAGGTATCTTATCAGCTTCTTTTTTCAAGTGAACAAGGGTAAGATGAAGAAGTGACACAAAGCTTTCCGAGTTCTTTGCCTGTTGAAACCTAAATTGTTCAAGGTGTATTTGAATACCTTAAGatggaattttgaattttgtattTGAGTCAGA from Oryza brachyantha chromosome 3, ObraRS2, whole genome shotgun sequence carries:
- the LOC102709545 gene encoding QWRF motif-containing protein 2-like; translation: MVAAGAAAAAAAPPRMNPSPSPSPHRRRASSALSPSKSANANADAARGKPKGKAVPSRYLLAPSSKSTSTSTSSSSTTTTTTSSSATSNSTSTSASTPSRRFASPLPRRSASVDRPRPTSNAAAGEALGPNGATATTTRSTRSLSVAFQGRSYFLETSKAKPATSPSPVRRPVAAASTTPERRRPSMGTVPERGKVFEGGQQRWPMSARASHGFEGNPLTKSLDCSLDKRGAAVLAAVRSLRQSMVFEDGVRRSSFDSGDYLMSSDTESVSSGSNSGSQDAGMGISHRARPSPKGMSVPARFLQDAAASRPNRLADPSTPFMTHSSGFASSPRTAPVKKSSLNGLVSSPLNRPIRQPSPSKLVGSRRMSSPSRARSSVGVSASYGDHHGRSSSGYGLDGEVKRRWLGCSKVDCEHLLRILCNRHLQWRCVNAQADAALATQKMTAEKYLCDAWITTLGMRKSVALKRFQLQLFRNNWKLMTVLKGQMDFLEEWSLLERDHANSLSGIVEALTATILCLPVTDGAKADIQDVKNAVGSAVDIMQTIGSSICTLLAKLSGTSVLVSDLAKIATQERTLMDQSRELLSTLASMHVKYCSLQGQRVQTTHRRRMR